From Coffea arabica cultivar ET-39 chromosome 9c, Coffea Arabica ET-39 HiFi, whole genome shotgun sequence, one genomic window encodes:
- the LOC113689219 gene encoding uncharacterized protein: protein MEIAMLRADIVEDREATMARFLSGLRPEIADQVEMHHYVDLHDMLDKAIKIERRLKRRGGTTKESLRPNATSSKPPLRGDGRPTHEVSKVRYRDTKCFKCQGFGHIASQCPNQRVMLMLPNGEVQTDEEDECEDMPPLVEEDEEFEEIPAHGKVGMVARRALTTQAGRDDLQRENIFYSRCYVMDKLCSLVIDPGSCTNVASALMVERLNLPTSDHPRPYKLQWLNNSGEVRVHKQVLINFAIGRYKDDVLCDVVPMQATHIILGRPWQFDKRVIFDGFLNKYSFVHNTKKITLAPLTPQQVHEDQIGLQKEYDMLCDNKKKNLHDTKSKMAEPSSHKIDTSHSAIEGKKERKSIMLARTRDVRKALHSNQILLILFCKESLLTNELGASLPSAIANLLQEYQDVFPEDIPNGLPPLRGIEHQIDFIPGSSLPNKAPYRTNPEETKEQQRQVEDLLSKGWIQESLSPCAVPVLLVPKKDGGWRMCTDCRAINAITVKYRHPIPRLDDILDELHGAIIFTKIDLKSGIGAVLIQEGKPVACFSEKLNGASLNYSTYDKELMALRGSWWRPHGTFWSGQDLVNSPRAFLLVSHEEGCREAYTKVCNLSPSKIKDLSMDFVLGLPRTRQGHDSIYVVVDRFSKMAHFIPCHKTDDAKHVADLFFRDIVRLHGIPRTIVSDRDVRFNPLTPLDLSPLPISERVNLDGKKKAEFVRDLHTKARANIEKRTLQYIQSANKGHRKMVFEPGDWIWIHMRKERFPNQRRNKLLPRGDGPFQVVERINDNTYKLDLPGRIGDDLKIIEGLENEDSKLYTLLQVEDPPAPVAS from the exons ATGGAGATAGCCATGTTAAGGGCTGACATTGTCGAGGACCGGGAAGCTACTATGGCACGATTTTTAAGTGGATTGAGGCCTGAAATAGCGGATCAAGTGGAGATGCACCATTATGTGGACCTCCATGATATGCTAGACAAAGCTATTAAGATTGAAaggaggctcaagaggaggg GTGGGACAACCAAGGAATCACTAAGGCCGAATGCAACTTCCTCAAAACCACCCTTAAGGGGCGATGGTAGGCCTACTCATGAGGTAAGCAAAGTTCGATACCGAGACActaagtgctttaagtgtcaaggatttggACATATTGCTTCCCAATGCCCAAATCAAAGGGTTATGCTTATGCTACCAAATGGGGAAGTACAAACGGATGAGGAGGATGAGTGTGAGGACATGCCCCCCTTGGTTGAGGAAGATGAGGAATTTGAGGAGATACCAGCTCATGGTAAAGTTGGTATGGTTGCAAGACGAGCTCTAACTACTCAAGCTGGTAGAGATGACCTTCAACGAGAGAACATATTTTACTCAAGGTGCTATGTGATGGACAAGCTTTGTAGCTTGGTAATTGACCCAGGGAGTTGTACCAATGTTGCTAGTGCACTCATGGTGGAACGATTGAACTTGCCAACAAGTGATCACCCCCGACCTTACAAACTACAATGGTTGAATAATAGTGGTGAGGTACGTGTTCATAAGcaagttttaattaattttgccATTGGTAGATATAAAGATGATGTTTTatgtgatgttgtgcctatgcaagCTACTCATATTATTTTGGGTCGGCCATGGCAATTTGATAAAAGGGTCATTTTTGATGGATTCTTGAATAAGTATTCCTTTGTGCATAATACTAAAAAGATCACACTTGCACCTCTTACACCtcaacaagtgcatgaggacCAAATTGGGTTGCAAAAGGAATATGACATGCTTTGtgacaataaaaagaaaaatttgcatgatacAAAGAGCAAAATGGCCGAACCATCTTCTCATAAAATTGACACTTCACATTCGGCCATTGaaggaaaaaaggagagaaagtcCATCATGCTTGCTAGAACTAGAGATGTGAGAAAGGCTTTGCACTCTAACCAGATTTTGCTTATCTTGTTTTGTAAAGAGTCTTTGCTCACTAATGAACTTGGTGCTTCCTTGCCTAGTGCTATtgctaaccttttacaggagtaCCAAGATGTATTCCCTGAGGATATACCTAATGGGTTACCACCTTTGaggggaattgaacatcaaattgatttcattcctggCTCTTCCCTTCCAAATAAGGCACCATATCGGACTAATCCGGAGGAAACTAAGGAGCAACAAAGGCAAGTAGAGGACTTGCTTAGTAAGGGCTGGATTCAAGAGAGTCTAAGTCCTTGTGCTGTACCTGTCCTACTtgtgccaaagaaagatggaggatgGAGAATGTGCACCGATTGTAGAGCCATAAATGCCataacggtaaagtatcgcCATCCCATACCTCGATTAGATGACATACTTGATGAGTTACATGGTGCTATTATATTTACTAAGATTGACTTGAAAAGTG gtattggagctgtgCTAATTCAAGAGGGGAAACCAGTGGCCTGCTTTAGTGAGAAGTTGAATGGTGCTTCGTTGAACTACTCAACTTATGACAAGGAGTTGATGGCCTTG AGAGGCTCATGGTGGAGGCCTCATGGGACATTTTGGAGTGGCCAAGACCTTGTCAATTCTCCAAGAGCATTTCTACTAGTCTCGCATGAAGAGGGATGTCGAGAGGCATACACAAAGGTGTGTAACTTGTCACCAAGCAAAATCAAAG atttgtctatggactttgtacttggattgcCCAGAACTAGACAAGGGCATGATTCCATTTATGTGGTAGTTGATCGTTTCTCAAAGATGGCTCACTTCATTCCTTGccataaaactgatgatgctAAACATGTGGCTGATTTATTCTTTAGAGACATAGTGCGTTTACATGGGATACCTCGTACCATTGTTTCTGATAGGGATGtaag ATTTAACCCTCTCACACCTTTAGACTTGTCTCCTTTACCTATTTCTGAGAGAGTTAACCTAGATGGTAAGAAAAAGGCTGAGTTCGTGCGGGATTTGCATACCAAAGCTAGAGCTAATATTGAGAAACGTACCCTTCAATACATTCAAAGTGCCAACAAGGGACATCGCAAGATGGTgtttgaaccaggtgattggaTTTGGATACACATGAGAAAGGAGCGTTTTCCAAACCAAAGGCGCAACAAACTACTTCCACGGGGTGATGGGCCATTTCAAGTTGtggagcgcatcaatgacaatacCTACAAACTTGACCTTCCAG GCCGCATTGGAGATGATTTAAAgattattgaaggcttggagaatgAAGATTCAAAACTTTACACATTGCTCCAAGTAGAAGACCCTCCAGCACCTGTTGCTAGTTAG